A window of Nonomuraea angiospora genomic DNA:
GTTCGAACGCCTCCTCGCGCTCACTCATGGGCCTGGCCCAGAAGTCGCGATCCGACAGATCGAAGTCAAGGACGCTCATAAGCCCATCTTTTGTGAAAGTAACCACTTACGTCAATCGGAAAACCAGTGGATCCCGGTGGCGGGCGGGTCCTAACCTGGCGCGCATGACGTTCTTCTTCCACCTCCGGTAGCGATCCGCCGGCGGGCCGCGGACGACCCCACCGCCGGCGATGCGGGACGGCTGAGCGAGCGCCGTCCCGGGTCGCGACGTGGGAGAAGGACACGTGCATACCTTTGCCGTGGCCAGGGCGGTGCATGGCATCGAGCCCCTGGTGGCCACGGAGATTCGACGTTCCCGGCTGGGCGTGGTGCGCGGGGTGCGCCATCGCGAGGTGTGGTTCGAGGCCGCGCCGGGGGCCGACCTGACGGGCCTGCGGACCGCGGACGACGTGCTGCTGGCCGCCGCCGTGGTGGACGGGATCGGCCACGGCCGCTCAGCGCTGCGCCGGCTGGCCCTCGCGGCCCGCTCCGTGGACCTGGGAGGGCTGACGGGCAGCGGGGTGGAGGTGTCGGCGTCGTTCGTCGGGCGGCGCAACTACACCCGGTTCGAGATCGAGGACGCGGTCGGGGCCGAGCTGGCGCGGCCGCTGCGGCTGCCGTACCACTCCAGGAGGGACGGGGCGCGGCCGCCGCGGGAGGCGATGTCGTGGCGGGTCACGATCGAAGGCGACCGGGCGCTCATCGCGCTGCGGCTGGCGGACCGGCCGCTGCACCGGCGGGCGTACAAGACGGACTCGATCCGGGGCACGCTGCACCCGCCGGTGGCCGCCGCCATGGCGGCGCTGGGCCGCCTCGGGGGCGCGGGGACGGTGCTCGACCCGTGCTGCGGCGCGGGCACGACGCTCATCGAGGCCCGCGCGCTGGCCCCGGGGGCGCGTCTCCTGGGCTTCGACCACGACCCGGCCGCACTCCGCGCGGCGACCGCCAACGCACGGGCCGATACGCGGCAGGCCGGGGTCGGGGGCGGGGCGGCGTTCGGGTGGGGTGTGGCGGACGGCGGACGGATCCCTGTGGCCGGCGGAAGCGTGGACCGGGTGCTGGTGAACCCGCCCTGGGGGCGTCAGGTGCCGCCCCGCGGGCTGCTCGCGCGGGACCTCGGCCCGCTGTGGCGGGAGGTCCGGCGGGTGCTGGCCGGCGACGGGCTCGCCGTGGCGCTGGTGCACGACGGGATCCCGCGCGGGTTCGCGCTGGAGGAGGCGGTCCGGGTCAGCCTCTCGGGGCGGCATCCGGTGATCGCGGTCCTCAGGAAGGAGGGCGGCCCCGTCAGGAGGTGAACCCCCGCGGGCGGACCTGGGTCAGCTCGGCCGCGGACGGCGAGCCGAGCCAGTCCAGGATCAGCCGGTTGACCTCGGCCGGGCGCTCCAGGTGGAGGAAGTGCCCGGCGCCCGCCACCAGTTCGGCCCGCGACCCCGGGGGCAGGTGGCTCATCGCGTTCTTGGCCAGCTCGGCGCTCAGGCATCCGTCCTGGGCGCCGTGCAGGTAGAGGACGGGGGCGGTGATCCCGCCCTCCAGGGCCGGGTAGCGGCCGGACGGAGGCGTGGTGCCGAGCATGGCCCGGTAGTAGCCGAGGGCGGCGCTCAGGTTGGCGGGCTCGCCGATGCTGCGCCGTACGAACTCCAGGTCCTCGCGCGCGTCGTAGCCGGGCGACCACTCGTGCCAGAGGTTCTCGAGGAAGCCGGGGCTCGCGGCGGCCGCCTCGCCCACTGCCGTCTGGAAGAGGAAGACGTAGAAGGACCGCTTGAGATGCTCGTACTCCAGGAACCCGGCGCCGAGCGAGCCGGGCGGCGGCACCGCGAGCGTGACGGCGCGCCGGAAACGTCCTGCCAGGTGGTACGTGGGGAAGGCGCCCCAGTCGTGACCGATGACGACCGCGTCCTCGTCGCCCCCGAGTTCCTCGTGCAGCGCGCGGACGTCGGCGACCAGCGCGGCGTCCTCGTACGCGCCGTCGGCGGGCACCTCGGTGGGCGCGTATCCCCGCATGAACGGCGCGACCGCGCGGTAGCCGCGCTGGGCCAGCGCGGGCATCAGGTGCCGCCAGGTGTGCGCGGAGTCGGGGAAGCCGTGCAGGCACAGCGCCAGCGGCCCCTCACCCAACGACAGATACGCGAACTCCACTCCGTTGGCGTGGATAGTCCTGATCTCCATGACTGCGAAACCTAGCATTCGGCCCGCCTCAGGAGTACCACTACTCCCAGGGACCGGTCAGAAGGTGTAGCTCATGTGCTTGATGCCGTTGATGAAGTTGGACAGCAGGTGGTCGGGCTCGCCCACGGCCCTGATGTGCGGCATCCGGGTGAACAGCTCGCGGAACATCACGGTCATCTCCCTGCGCGCCAGGTGCGCGCCCAGGCAGTAGTGCGGCCCGGGCCCGCCGAAGCCGACGTGCGGGTTGGGGTCGCGGGTGATGTCGAAGGTGTCGGGGTCGGCGAAGACGGCCTCGTCGCGGTTGGCGGAGTTGTAGAAGAGCAGCACCTTGTCGCCCTTCTTGTACCGCATGCCGTTCATCTCGTGGTCGCGCGTCAGCGTGCGGCGGAACTGGATCACCGGCGTGGCGTAGCGGATGATCTCGTCGCACGCGGTGACGATGTGGCCGTCGAAGTTGTTGAGCAGGATCGCGCGCTGGTCGGGGTGCTCGGTGAAGAGCTTGAGGCCGTGCGCGATGGCGTTGCGGGTGGTCTCGCTGCCCGCCACCACGAGCAGGATGAAGAACGACCCGAGCTGCTGCGGGCTGAGCCGCTCCTCGCCGTTGACCAGCAGGCTGACCAGGTCGCCCGTGGGGCGCTTGCGCCGCTCGTCGCCCAGGCGGGCGGCCAGCCGGTTGAGGGAGTAGCCGGCGCGCAGCAGCTTGGCCAGGCCCTTGGCGACGTTGCGGCGGGTGAGGTCGGTGCCGACGCCGGTGTATTCGGGGTCGGCGTTGCCGAGGATGACGTTGGTCTGCTGCAGCACCATGTCATGGAACTCGGCCGGGATCCCCATCATGTCGCAGATGACGCGTACGGGGAGCTTGGCGGCCACCTGCGCGACGAAGTCGCCCGGGCCCTGCTCGATCGCCTCGCCCACGATCTCGGCGGCGGCCGTGGCGAGGTCCTCCTCCATCTTCGCCAGGATGCGCGGCGTGAACGCCCTGGAGACGACCCGCCGTAACTGCGCGTGCTTGGGGTCGTCCATGTTGATCATGGAGCCGAAGTACACGCTCAGCCAGCGGGGCATGTCGGGGATGCTGTTGGAGCAGGGCTCGCTGCTGAACACGGCCGCGTTCCTGCTGGCCTCGGTCACGTCGGCGTGGCGCACCAGGGCGTAGAAGCCGGGGCCGCCGCCGATGAAGGGCAGGATCTGCTCCCGCATGAAGACCGGGCGGTCGATCTGTCTGAGCCTGCGGAAGGCCTCGTTACGCTCGGACTGCGGCAGGCCCCAGAACGGGATCTGCGACAGGTCCGGGTCAGCGGACAGTGTCATATCACACAAGCCTTCTGCAAGTACCCACTTACGTCAAGGGGCGCTCACCGGTGCTTCCCGATCAGATCGGCTGCCTTTTCGCCGATCATGATAGCCGGGGCATGGGTGTGACCGCGGATCAACGTCGGCATCACCGACACGTCGGCGACCCTGAGCCCCTCGACTCCGCGTACGCGCAGGGAGGGGTCGACCACGGAGGCGTCGTCCGTCCCCATGCGGCAGGTGCCGACCGGGTGGTAGAGCGTCTCGCCGCGCTCGCGCACCCACCGCGCGAGCTCCTCGTCGCTCTCCGGCCCCCAGTACGGCGCCATCGGCCCGCCCGCCCACGGCTTCATCGCGGCCGTGGCGAAGACCTGCTTGGCCGTCTTCAGCCCTGCGACCAGGCGTTTGACGTCGGCCTCCGCGCTCAGGTAGGCGGGGTCGATGACCACGTCCCGGCCGTTGAGCCCGACCCTGCCGCGGCTCTCCGGCTGCAGCAGCACGACCCCGACGGTGAGCCCGTGGCCGGTCGGCGGGGTGAGGCCGTGGTCGACGAACGGCCCGGGCGCGAAGATCAGCTCGATGTCGGGAGCGGGCTCCTCGGCCGAGGTCCTGATGAACGCGACCGCCTCGCCCACGTTCGTGGTGAGCATGCCGGAGCGCAGCACAATGTAACGCAGCAGGTTGCTGATCGACTCCGCCTTGGTCAGCGTCACCGGCTGCTTGCACTCGACGAACACGCCGCTCGAAAGGTGGTCCTGGAGATTCTTGCCGACCTCGGGCAGTTCGCGCACGACCGTGACCCCGGCGTCGCGCAGTTCGTCGGGGGCGCCCACGCCGGAGCGCATCAGCAGGTACGGGGACCCGATCGCGCCCGCGGACAGGATGACCTCGCCCTTGGCCCTGACCTGGGCCCCGCCACCGTACTCGATGCCGATCGCGCGCCGGCCCTCGAACACCACCCGGTCCACGGTGGCCCCGGTGACCACGTGGAGGTTGGGCCGGCCCTTGGCCGGGCGCAGGTAGGCGTCGGCCGAGCTCCACCTTCGGCCCCGGTTCTGGGTGACCGGGGTGGGGCAGTAGCCCTCGTTGGAGGGGCCGTTCAGCTCGCTGAGCCGGGTGAGCCCGAGCTCCTCGCACGCCTGGAGGAAGGCGGCGGTGGTGACGTTGGGGCTGCGCAGCTCGGAGATGTAGAGGGGCCCGGAGGTGCCGTAGACGCCGCCCTCGTTGCTGCCGAGGCGGTGCTCGGCCCTGGTGAAGTACGGCAGGACCTCGCGGTACGACCAGCCGGGGACGCCCCACTGGTCGTAGTCGCGCTCGCAGCCGCGCACCCACATCTGGGCGTTGAGCGAGGACGAGCCGCCGATCACGCGGCCCCGGGGCCAGTAGAGCTCGCGGCCCGACATCTCGCCCTGCTTGGCCGTGGTGTAGTTCCAGTCGTAGTCGGTCTTGAACAGCTTGGCGAAGCCCGCGGGCATGCGGATCTCCAGCTTGTCGTCCTGGCCGCCCGCCTCGACCAGCGCGACCGTCACGCCGGGATCGGCCGAGAGCCTGTTGGCCAGCACGCACCCGGCGGATCCCGCCCCGACGATCACGTAGTCGTACTCCATGACTCCTCCAAGTAACTTGGTACTTGCTTACTCCAGGCGGGGGCACACGTCCATATGGAGTTGTGACCTGGGTTACCTACCAGTCGGTATGCCGTCCTGCGAGGATGGCGCGCAAGCCCCGGCTTTGAGGAGGAAGGCGTCATGCTCAACCTGTCGACCGTCCTGGAGGACAGCGCCAGGAACACCCCTGACGGCACCGCCATCGTCTTCGGCGACATGCGGCTGCCGTACTCCATGATCGACACCGTCGCCAACCAGGTCGCGAACCTCCTGGTCGCCCGAGGGGTCGGCAAGGGGGACAAGGTGGCGCTGGCGTGCCCCAACCTGCCGTACTTCCCGTTCGTCTACTTCGGCATCCTGAAGGTCGGCGCCACGGTGGTGCCGCTCAACGTGCTGCTGCAGTCGCGGGAGATCACCTACCATCTCGGCGACAGCGACGCCAAGGCCTTCTTCTGCTTCGAGGGCACCGCCGAGCTGCCGCTGGGCGAGCGCGGCAAGGCGGGCTTCGAGGCCGCGGAGGGCTGCGAGCACTTCTTCGTGCTGCCCGCGACCCCGCTGGCGACCGAGTCCGAGCACGGCGAGTCGATCTGGGCGGCGCTGGGCGGCATGGCGGGCGAGTTCGAGACCGTGCAGACGGCGCCGGACGACACCGCCGTGATCCTCTACACCTCGGGCACCACGGGCCAGCCCAAGGGCGCCGAGCTCAGCCACCAGAACATGCTGCTCAACGCCATGGTCTCCGACAAGATGTTCCCCCGCTCGGACGAGCACGACACGTACCTGGCGGTCCTGCCGCTGTTCCACTCCTTCGGCCAGACCGTGGTCATGAACACCGGCTTCCTGCGCGGCGCCACCGTCGTGCTGCTGCCGCGCTTCGACCCCGGCGACGCGCTCGCGCTCATGGCCAAGGAGGGCGTCACGTTCTTCGCCGGGGTGCCGACGATGTACTGGGGCATGCTCACCAAGATCCACGCGGACGGCGTGGAGGTGCCCCGCTCCCTGCGCGTCGCCGTCGCGGGCGGCGCGTCCTCGCCGGTGGAGGTGCTCAAGGACTTCGAGCGCACCTTCGGCATCGGCATCCTGGAGGGGTACGGCCTGTCGGAGACCTCGCCGGTGGCCAGCTTCAACCAGCTCGGCCGCCCCACCAAGCCCGGCACCATCGGCACCCCGATCTGGGGCGTGGAGATGAAGCTGGTCGATGGCGACTGGAAGACCATCGAGGGCGAGGGCCCCGGCGAGATCGCCGTCCGCGGCCACAACGTCATGAAGGGCTACTACGGCCGCCCGGAGGCGACGGCCGAGGTGATGAACGACGGCTGGTTCCGCACGGGCGACATCGCGACCCGTGACGCGGACGGCTACTATTCCATCATCGACCGAGCCAAGGACATGATCATCCGGGGCGGCTTCAACGTCTATCCGCGGGAGCTCGAAGAGGTCCTGATGACCCACGAGGCCGTGTCGCTGGCCGCCGTGGTGGGGGTCGCGCACGAGTCCCACGGCGAGGAGATCAAGGCGTACGTCATCCCCGCGCCGGGCTCGACGATCACCGAGGACGAGCTGATCGCCTGGGCCAAGGACAACATGGCGGCCTACAAGTACCCCCGGATCGTCGAGTTCCGCGACTCCCTGCCGATGACGGCCACGGGCAAGATCCTCAAGCGCGAGCTGCGGTAACCGGTCGACTCCTTTCCCTCAAGGCGCGGGCACTCTGCCCGCGCCTTTGTCTTTGCGGAGGTCTCGTGGCGGACGGATACGTCGTCATCACCGGAGGGCCGGGCGCCGGGAAGAGCACCCTGGCCGAGCACCTCGCCTCGCTGGGGTTCCGGCTGCAGCCGGAGGCCGGGCGGGCGATCATCCGGGACCAGGTGGCGATCTCGGGGCCGGCGCTGCCGTGGCTGGACCCGGGGCTGTTCGCCGAGCTGATGCTGTCGTGGGACCTGCGGTCCTACCACGCCGCCTCGGGGGCGGGGCCCGTGGTCTTCGATCGGGGACTGGTCGACACGATCGGATATCTGCGCATGCTGGGGCGTACGGTGCCGCCGCACCTGCACAACGCGGCGCGGGCGTACCGCTATCACCGGCGCGTGTTCGCCGCGCCGCCGTGGCCGGAGATCTACGAGCACGACAGCGAGCGGAGGCAGAGCCTCGGGGAGGCCGAGCGGACGTACGACGCGGTCGTGCGGGCCTACGCGGACTACGGCTATTCGGTGGTCACGCTGCCCCGGGCACCGGTCGAGGAGCGGGCCGCGTTCCTCATCCGCGCGGCCGGCTGGCCGGCACGTACCTGAACGACACCGCCTCCATCAGCGGCCGGCGCCGGGTGTTGTGGAAGGACGCGATGCGCCACCTGCCGTCGGCCTCGCGGACCAGCGTGTACGTCTGCACCTTGGTCAGCTTG
This region includes:
- a CDS encoding AAA family ATPase — translated: MADGYVVITGGPGAGKSTLAEHLASLGFRLQPEAGRAIIRDQVAISGPALPWLDPGLFAELMLSWDLRSYHAASGAGPVVFDRGLVDTIGYLRMLGRTVPPHLHNAARAYRYHRRVFAAPPWPEIYEHDSERRQSLGEAERTYDAVVRAYADYGYSVVTLPRAPVEERAAFLIRAAGWPART
- a CDS encoding alpha/beta fold hydrolase, which translates into the protein MEIRTIHANGVEFAYLSLGEGPLALCLHGFPDSAHTWRHLMPALAQRGYRAVAPFMRGYAPTEVPADGAYEDAALVADVRALHEELGGDEDAVVIGHDWGAFPTYHLAGRFRRAVTLAVPPPGSLGAGFLEYEHLKRSFYVFLFQTAVGEAAAASPGFLENLWHEWSPGYDAREDLEFVRRSIGEPANLSAALGYYRAMLGTTPPSGRYPALEGGITAPVLYLHGAQDGCLSAELAKNAMSHLPPGSRAELVAGAGHFLHLERPAEVNRLILDWLGSPSAAELTQVRPRGFTS
- a CDS encoding GMC family oxidoreductase, with protein sequence MEYDYVIVGAGSAGCVLANRLSADPGVTVALVEAGGQDDKLEIRMPAGFAKLFKTDYDWNYTTAKQGEMSGRELYWPRGRVIGGSSSLNAQMWVRGCERDYDQWGVPGWSYREVLPYFTRAEHRLGSNEGGVYGTSGPLYISELRSPNVTTAAFLQACEELGLTRLSELNGPSNEGYCPTPVTQNRGRRWSSADAYLRPAKGRPNLHVVTGATVDRVVFEGRRAIGIEYGGGAQVRAKGEVILSAGAIGSPYLLMRSGVGAPDELRDAGVTVVRELPEVGKNLQDHLSSGVFVECKQPVTLTKAESISNLLRYIVLRSGMLTTNVGEAVAFIRTSAEEPAPDIELIFAPGPFVDHGLTPPTGHGLTVGVVLLQPESRGRVGLNGRDVVIDPAYLSAEADVKRLVAGLKTAKQVFATAAMKPWAGGPMAPYWGPESDEELARWVRERGETLYHPVGTCRMGTDDASVVDPSLRVRGVEGLRVADVSVMPTLIRGHTHAPAIMIGEKAADLIGKHR
- a CDS encoding long-chain-fatty-acid--CoA ligase, whose amino-acid sequence is MLNLSTVLEDSARNTPDGTAIVFGDMRLPYSMIDTVANQVANLLVARGVGKGDKVALACPNLPYFPFVYFGILKVGATVVPLNVLLQSREITYHLGDSDAKAFFCFEGTAELPLGERGKAGFEAAEGCEHFFVLPATPLATESEHGESIWAALGGMAGEFETVQTAPDDTAVILYTSGTTGQPKGAELSHQNMLLNAMVSDKMFPRSDEHDTYLAVLPLFHSFGQTVVMNTGFLRGATVVLLPRFDPGDALALMAKEGVTFFAGVPTMYWGMLTKIHADGVEVPRSLRVAVAGGASSPVEVLKDFERTFGIGILEGYGLSETSPVASFNQLGRPTKPGTIGTPIWGVEMKLVDGDWKTIEGEGPGEIAVRGHNVMKGYYGRPEATAEVMNDGWFRTGDIATRDADGYYSIIDRAKDMIIRGGFNVYPRELEEVLMTHEAVSLAAVVGVAHESHGEEIKAYVIPAPGSTITEDELIAWAKDNMAAYKYPRIVEFRDSLPMTATGKILKRELR
- a CDS encoding TRM11 family SAM-dependent methyltransferase; amino-acid sequence: MHTFAVARAVHGIEPLVATEIRRSRLGVVRGVRHREVWFEAAPGADLTGLRTADDVLLAAAVVDGIGHGRSALRRLALAARSVDLGGLTGSGVEVSASFVGRRNYTRFEIEDAVGAELARPLRLPYHSRRDGARPPREAMSWRVTIEGDRALIALRLADRPLHRRAYKTDSIRGTLHPPVAAAMAALGRLGGAGTVLDPCCGAGTTLIEARALAPGARLLGFDHDPAALRAATANARADTRQAGVGGGAAFGWGVADGGRIPVAGGSVDRVLVNPPWGRQVPPRGLLARDLGPLWREVRRVLAGDGLAVALVHDGIPRGFALEEAVRVSLSGRHPVIAVLRKEGGPVRR
- a CDS encoding cytochrome P450; amino-acid sequence: MTLSADPDLSQIPFWGLPQSERNEAFRRLRQIDRPVFMREQILPFIGGGPGFYALVRHADVTEASRNAAVFSSEPCSNSIPDMPRWLSVYFGSMINMDDPKHAQLRRVVSRAFTPRILAKMEEDLATAAAEIVGEAIEQGPGDFVAQVAAKLPVRVICDMMGIPAEFHDMVLQQTNVILGNADPEYTGVGTDLTRRNVAKGLAKLLRAGYSLNRLAARLGDERRKRPTGDLVSLLVNGEERLSPQQLGSFFILLVVAGSETTRNAIAHGLKLFTEHPDQRAILLNNFDGHIVTACDEIIRYATPVIQFRRTLTRDHEMNGMRYKKGDKVLLFYNSANRDEAVFADPDTFDITRDPNPHVGFGGPGPHYCLGAHLARREMTVMFRELFTRMPHIRAVGEPDHLLSNFINGIKHMSYTF